The proteins below come from a single Streptomyces sp. M92 genomic window:
- a CDS encoding L,D-transpeptidase, giving the protein MRHVHGRARRAATVWAAVLTWAGLLAGAAGCTSDGGGIGSDIGEMLGKPPAAEDVIRITPDDGSKSVRPEEKKLSVRVPDGRLESVKVVKSQDARETEVPGRISGDGLRWEPDDERLALAAKYTVDAVALDGHGRRSARHATFTTYVPDERFIAYFAPENRSVVGTGMIVSLQFSDEITDRAAVERAVEVTAKPAVEVRPHWFGNDRLDFRPEKYWKPGTEVTVGLDLRDVEGAPGVYGLQHKTFSFTVGRSQVSLVDAAERTMEVRRDGTLLTTVPITAGAPTTPTYNGKMVITEMLDVTRMNSRTVGFGGEYDIPDVPHAIRLTSSGTFLHGNYWAPADTFGRANVSHGCVGLRDVKGGGSDTPAGWFFDRSLIGDVVEVVNSKDKTVAPDNGLGGWNMKWKKWKAGSAVK; this is encoded by the coding sequence GTGAGGCACGTACATGGGCGCGCACGGCGCGCGGCGACCGTCTGGGCCGCCGTACTGACATGGGCAGGACTGCTGGCCGGGGCCGCCGGATGCACCTCCGACGGCGGCGGCATCGGCTCGGACATCGGCGAGATGCTCGGCAAACCACCCGCCGCGGAGGACGTCATCCGCATCACCCCGGACGACGGCAGCAAGAGCGTCCGGCCCGAGGAGAAGAAGCTGTCGGTGCGGGTGCCGGACGGCCGCCTGGAGTCGGTGAAGGTCGTCAAGTCGCAGGACGCGCGGGAGACGGAGGTGCCCGGCCGGATCTCCGGGGACGGACTGCGCTGGGAACCCGACGACGAGCGGCTGGCCCTGGCCGCCAAGTACACCGTCGACGCGGTCGCCCTGGACGGCCACGGCCGCCGCTCCGCCCGGCACGCCACCTTCACCACCTACGTCCCCGACGAGCGTTTCATCGCCTACTTCGCCCCCGAGAACCGCTCCGTCGTCGGCACCGGCATGATCGTTTCGCTGCAGTTCAGCGACGAGATCACCGACCGCGCCGCCGTCGAACGCGCCGTCGAGGTGACCGCGAAGCCCGCCGTCGAGGTCCGCCCCCACTGGTTCGGCAACGACCGCCTCGACTTCCGCCCCGAGAAATACTGGAAACCCGGTACCGAGGTCACCGTCGGCCTCGACCTGCGCGACGTCGAGGGCGCGCCGGGTGTCTACGGGCTCCAGCACAAGACGTTCTCCTTCACCGTCGGCCGCAGCCAGGTCTCCCTGGTCGACGCGGCTGAGCGGACCATGGAGGTCCGGCGGGACGGCACCCTGCTGACCACCGTGCCGATCACCGCGGGGGCCCCGACGACCCCGACGTACAACGGCAAGATGGTCATCACCGAGATGCTCGACGTCACCCGCATGAACAGCCGCACGGTCGGCTTCGGCGGCGAGTACGACATCCCCGACGTCCCGCACGCGATCCGTCTGACCAGCTCCGGCACCTTCCTGCACGGCAACTACTGGGCGCCCGCCGACACCTTCGGCCGGGCCAACGTCAGCCACGGCTGCGTCGGCCTGCGCGACGTCAAGGGCGGCGGGTCCGACACCCCGGCGGGCTGGTTCTTCGACCGCAGCCTCATCGGCGACGTCGTCGAGGTGGTCAACAGCAAGGACAAGACGGTCGCCCCCGACAACGGTCTGGGCGGCTGGAACATGAAGTGGAAGAAGTGGAAAGCGGGCAGCGCGGTGAAGTGA
- the glgX gene encoding glycogen debranching protein GlgX — MSSAAEQEAVAGEPAAGDGPARPAVVVNGARRAAPPPAVPAWPGAPVPLGARFRTGPDGVAGTNFALWAGGAEAVELCLFDERGPDGTESRVRLTELTHEIWHGFVPGVRPGQRYGYRVHGRWDPWTGARWNPAKLLLDPYARAVDGDFSLPAEVYGHVRDWPEQHVADTVRDDRDSAPYVPKGVVVHDDDDWSDDRRPKTPWADSVIYELHVRGFTRLHPDIPPELRGTYAGLAHPAAVAHLRRLGVTAVELLPVHQFAHESHLLERGLNNYWGYNSVGYFAPHAAYAASGTTGEQVGEFKRMVRALHAAGIEVILDVVYNHTAEAGELGPTLSLKGIDNRGYYRLQTDARRYADYTGCGNTLHVVQPQVLRLITDSLRYWVTEMGVDGFRFDLAAALARSMHDVDMLSPFLAVIAQDPVLRRVKLIAEPWDVGSGGYRVGAFPPLWTEWNDRYRDAVRDFWRHALPDVREMGYRLSGSSDLYAWGGRRPYASVNFVTAHDGFTLRDLVSYERKHNEANGEGNRDGTDDNRSWNCGTEGETDDPGIRALRRRQLRNLLTTLLLSTGVPMLVAGDEMGRTQRGGNNAYCQDNETSWVDWSLRDDPQWRPLLDLVSRLIRLRHRHPVLRRRAFFSGRAHSADGLRDLAWFTPGGTEMTERDWYAPAATVGMYLSGRDIPGRDERGDQVVDDSFLAVLHAGGEPAGFVLPGPPWARRYEVVVDTGREEQAEAPDTAYPAGAEITVPGRTVLLLKAAGR, encoded by the coding sequence GTGTCCAGCGCAGCCGAGCAGGAGGCGGTGGCCGGGGAACCGGCCGCCGGGGACGGGCCCGCGCGCCCCGCCGTCGTGGTGAACGGCGCACGGCGGGCCGCGCCGCCGCCCGCCGTGCCGGCGTGGCCGGGGGCACCGGTGCCGCTGGGTGCCCGGTTCCGGACCGGCCCGGACGGGGTGGCGGGGACGAACTTCGCGCTGTGGGCGGGCGGGGCGGAGGCGGTGGAGCTGTGTCTGTTCGACGAACGAGGCCCCGACGGCACGGAGAGCCGGGTGCGGCTGACCGAGCTGACCCACGAGATCTGGCACGGCTTCGTGCCCGGCGTGCGGCCCGGACAGCGCTACGGCTACCGGGTGCACGGCCGCTGGGACCCGTGGACGGGCGCCCGCTGGAACCCGGCGAAGCTCCTGCTCGACCCGTACGCGCGTGCGGTGGACGGTGACTTCTCCCTGCCCGCCGAGGTGTACGGGCACGTGCGGGACTGGCCGGAGCAGCACGTGGCGGACACCGTGCGCGACGACCGGGACTCGGCGCCGTACGTCCCGAAGGGGGTCGTGGTCCATGACGACGACGACTGGTCGGACGACCGCCGGCCCAAGACGCCGTGGGCGGACTCGGTCATCTACGAGCTGCACGTGCGCGGTTTCACCAGGCTCCACCCGGACATCCCGCCCGAGCTGCGCGGCACCTACGCGGGCCTGGCGCACCCGGCGGCGGTCGCGCACCTGAGGCGGCTGGGCGTGACGGCGGTGGAGCTGCTGCCGGTGCACCAGTTCGCGCACGAGAGCCACCTGCTGGAGCGCGGGCTGAACAACTACTGGGGCTACAACTCGGTCGGCTACTTCGCCCCGCACGCCGCCTACGCCGCCTCCGGCACCACCGGCGAGCAGGTCGGCGAGTTCAAGCGGATGGTGCGCGCGCTGCACGCGGCCGGCATCGAGGTCATCCTCGACGTGGTCTACAACCACACGGCGGAGGCGGGCGAGCTGGGCCCGACGCTCTCGCTGAAGGGCATCGACAATCGCGGCTACTACCGCCTCCAGACCGACGCCCGCCGCTACGCCGACTACACCGGCTGCGGCAACACCCTGCACGTCGTCCAGCCGCAGGTACTGCGCCTGATCACCGACTCGCTGCGGTACTGGGTCACGGAGATGGGCGTGGACGGCTTCCGCTTCGACCTGGCGGCGGCGCTGGCCCGCTCGATGCACGACGTCGACATGCTCTCCCCGTTCCTCGCGGTGATCGCGCAGGACCCGGTGCTGCGCCGGGTGAAGCTGATCGCCGAGCCGTGGGACGTGGGCTCGGGCGGCTACCGGGTGGGCGCCTTCCCGCCGCTGTGGACGGAGTGGAACGACCGGTACCGGGACGCGGTCCGGGACTTCTGGCGGCACGCGCTGCCGGACGTGCGGGAGATGGGGTACCGCCTGTCGGGCTCCAGCGACCTGTACGCCTGGGGCGGGCGGCGCCCGTACGCCTCGGTCAACTTCGTCACCGCGCACGACGGCTTCACGCTGCGCGACCTGGTGTCGTACGAGCGCAAGCACAACGAGGCCAACGGCGAGGGCAACCGGGACGGCACGGACGACAACCGGTCCTGGAACTGCGGCACGGAGGGCGAGACGGACGACCCCGGCATCCGGGCGCTGCGCCGCCGCCAACTGCGCAACCTGCTGACCACGCTGCTGTTGTCGACCGGGGTGCCGATGCTGGTCGCGGGCGACGAGATGGGCCGCACCCAGCGCGGCGGCAACAACGCCTACTGCCAGGACAACGAGACGAGCTGGGTGGACTGGAGCCTGCGGGACGACCCTCAGTGGCGGCCGTTGCTCGACCTGGTCTCCCGCCTGATCAGACTGCGCCACCGGCACCCGGTGCTGCGCCGCCGGGCCTTCTTCTCCGGGCGCGCGCACTCCGCGGACGGCCTGCGCGACCTGGCCTGGTTCACCCCGGGCGGCACGGAGATGACGGAACGGGACTGGTACGCTCCCGCCGCCACCGTCGGCATGTACCTGTCCGGACGGGACATCCCGGGCCGGGACGAGCGCGGCGACCAGGTCGTCGACGACAGCTTCCTGGCCGTCCTGCACGCGGGCGGGGAACCGGCCGGTTTCGTCCTGCCGGGTCCCCCGTGGGCAAGGCGGTACGAGGTGGTCGTCGACACCGGCCGGGAGGAGCAGGCCGAGGCGCCGGACACCGCGTACCCGGCGGGGGCGGAGATCACGGTGCCGGGGCGGACGGTGCTGCTGCTGAAAGCAGCGGGCCGGTGA
- a CDS encoding enoyl-CoA hydratase/isomerase family protein, with protein sequence MTVHLEVADGVGTLRLDRPPMNALDVATQDRLKELAEEVTRRDDVRAVVVHGGEKVFAAGADIKEMQVMDHAAMIARSRALQDSFTAVARIPKPVVAAVTGYALGGGCELALCADFRIAGQNAKLGQPEILLGLIPGAGGTQRLSRLIGPSKAKDLIFTGRQVKADEALALGLVDRVVPAGEVYEQAHAWAARLAKGPAIALRAAKEAIDTGLETDIDTGLAVERNWFAGLFATEDRERGMRSFVEEGPGKAKFL encoded by the coding sequence ATGACCGTACATCTGGAAGTCGCGGACGGCGTCGGCACGCTGCGCCTGGACCGCCCGCCCATGAACGCACTGGACGTCGCCACCCAGGACCGGCTCAAGGAGCTCGCCGAGGAGGTCACGCGCCGCGACGACGTGCGCGCCGTCGTCGTCCACGGCGGCGAGAAGGTGTTCGCGGCGGGTGCGGACATCAAGGAGATGCAGGTGATGGACCACGCGGCGATGATCGCGCGGTCCCGGGCCCTGCAGGACTCCTTCACGGCCGTGGCCCGCATCCCCAAGCCGGTGGTCGCGGCGGTCACCGGGTACGCCCTCGGCGGCGGCTGCGAGCTCGCCCTCTGCGCCGACTTCCGCATCGCCGGCCAGAACGCCAAGCTCGGCCAGCCCGAGATCCTGCTCGGCCTGATCCCCGGCGCGGGCGGCACCCAGCGGCTGTCCCGGCTGATCGGCCCCTCCAAGGCCAAGGACCTCATCTTCACCGGCCGGCAGGTGAAGGCCGACGAGGCGCTGGCGCTCGGCCTGGTGGACCGCGTCGTACCGGCCGGCGAGGTCTACGAGCAGGCGCACGCCTGGGCCGCCCGGCTCGCCAAGGGCCCCGCCATCGCGCTGCGCGCGGCGAAGGAGGCGATCGACACCGGACTGGAGACGGACATCGACACCGGTCTCGCCGTCGAGCGGAACTGGTTCGCGGGTCTGTTCGCGACCGAGGACCGCGAACGCGGGATGCGCAGCTTCGTGGAAGAGGGACCGGGGAAGGCGAAGTTCCTCTAG
- a CDS encoding ATP-binding protein, producing MAGLEGTEQPRGAGRATAARWSPAVEDEHALKALELFGNPTEREVPLPSRPESAATARRLAQVIALRQWQVGPRVTEDTVLLVSELVGNAVRHTGARVFGLHMRRRPGWIRVEVRDPSRGLPCLMPVQDTDVSGRGLFLVDKLSDRWGVDLLPRGKTTWFEMRVVDR from the coding sequence ATGGCGGGGCTGGAGGGTACGGAACAGCCGCGGGGAGCCGGACGTGCGACCGCGGCGCGCTGGTCGCCGGCGGTCGAGGACGAACACGCGCTCAAGGCGCTGGAGTTGTTCGGCAATCCCACGGAGCGCGAAGTTCCGTTACCGTCCCGCCCCGAGTCCGCCGCCACCGCCCGCCGACTGGCCCAGGTCATCGCCCTGCGTCAGTGGCAGGTGGGCCCCCGGGTCACGGAGGACACCGTCCTGCTCGTGTCCGAGCTGGTGGGCAACGCGGTGCGGCACACCGGAGCCCGCGTCTTCGGCCTCCACATGCGCCGCCGCCCGGGCTGGATCCGCGTCGAGGTCCGCGACCCCTCCAGGGGGCTGCCCTGCCTGATGCCGGTGCAGGACACGGACGTCAGCGGACGCGGCCTCTTCCTCGTCGACAAGCTGTCCGACCGCTGGGGTGTCGACCTGCTGCCGCGCGGCAAGACGACCTGGTTCGAGATGCGGGTGGTCGACCGGTGA
- a CDS encoding ADP-ribosyltransferase: protein MFTTRLRRRGAAAVLSLSAVLATTAATAPGTTAAPTAPAAKAAACPQFDDKLKAAADPDVDLDRITPEPVWRTTCGTLYRSDSRGPQVVFEEGFHAKDVTDGQYDVERYVLVNQPSPYVSTTYDHDLYKTWYKSGYNYYIDAPGGIDVNKTIGDTHKWADQVEVAFPGGIKRQYVIGVCPVDRQTKTEIMSECESNPHYKPWH from the coding sequence ATGTTCACCACTCGCCTGCGCCGCAGGGGCGCCGCCGCCGTCCTGTCCCTCTCCGCCGTCCTCGCCACCACGGCCGCCACGGCCCCCGGCACCACGGCCGCGCCGACGGCACCCGCCGCGAAGGCCGCCGCCTGCCCCCAGTTCGACGACAAGCTCAAGGCCGCTGCCGACCCCGACGTGGACCTCGACCGCATCACGCCGGAGCCGGTCTGGCGCACCACCTGCGGCACCCTCTACCGCAGCGACAGCCGCGGCCCGCAGGTCGTCTTCGAGGAGGGCTTCCACGCCAAGGACGTCACCGACGGCCAGTACGACGTCGAGAGGTACGTCCTCGTCAACCAGCCCTCGCCGTACGTCTCGACCACCTACGACCACGACCTCTACAAGACCTGGTACAAGTCCGGCTACAACTACTACATCGACGCCCCCGGCGGCATCGACGTCAACAAGACCATCGGCGACACCCACAAGTGGGCCGACCAGGTCGAGGTCGCCTTCCCCGGCGGCATCAAGCGGCAGTACGTCATCGGCGTCTGCCCGGTCGACCGGCAGACCAAGACCGAGATCATGAGCGAGTGCGAGAGCAACCCGCACTACAAGCCCTGGCACTGA
- a CDS encoding GNAT family N-acetyltransferase: MAESLRDILEAAGRGVFPVADGGITVVPQHGDRDAGVIAFTAHSVVFTDEPEGWVRETLGALGCDPLAAAMNPRFLSAFGERAGRVTDTVDVLLTGAPLPGRPEAVLEEVADPGHPRVVSAGGRRDEVRVWAADGGELVLGRGIAGRLEVAVEVAAGARRRGLGRRLATAARRLAGGEPVWAQVAAGNARSLRAFQAAGYRPVGSEALFLRP; encoded by the coding sequence GTGGCGGAGAGCCTGCGGGACATTCTGGAGGCGGCGGGGCGGGGAGTCTTCCCGGTGGCGGACGGCGGGATCACCGTGGTGCCGCAGCACGGCGACCGGGACGCGGGGGTGATCGCGTTCACGGCGCACTCGGTCGTCTTCACGGACGAGCCGGAGGGGTGGGTGCGCGAGACGCTGGGAGCGCTGGGGTGTGACCCGCTCGCCGCGGCCATGAATCCCCGGTTCCTGAGCGCCTTCGGGGAGCGGGCCGGGCGGGTCACCGACACGGTCGACGTGCTGCTGACCGGGGCTCCGCTGCCGGGCCGGCCGGAGGCGGTGCTGGAGGAGGTCGCCGACCCCGGACATCCCCGGGTGGTCTCGGCGGGCGGGCGGCGCGACGAGGTGCGGGTGTGGGCTGCGGACGGCGGGGAGCTGGTGCTGGGCCGCGGGATCGCCGGGCGGCTGGAGGTCGCGGTGGAGGTGGCGGCGGGGGCCCGGCGCCGGGGGCTGGGCCGGCGCCTGGCGACGGCGGCGCGGCGGCTGGCCGGGGGCGAGCCGGTGTGGGCGCAGGTCGCGGCGGGGAACGCCCGCAGTCTGCGGGCGTTCCAGGCGGCGGGTTACCGGCCGGTGGGGTCGGAGGCGCTGTTCCTCCGCCCCTGA
- a CDS encoding helix-turn-helix domain-containing protein produces the protein MNDDGTALMTIGELARATGLTVRTIRYWSDEGALPPVARSTGGYRLYDSASVARLELIRTLRELGLGLDAVRRVLAGEETVAQVAAAHVSALDAQIRSLRVTRAVLSTVARRGSTAKETTLMNKLARLSAAERRRIIDDFMAEVFEGIDTADPDIRTRLRFAAANLPDDPTPEQVDAWVELAELIQDPEFRATMRRMIESNAADRGADVPTGSSLWFVSRLVRLAGDALREGVVPDSPQAAGILRALIGDADPAVVRERLTSMTSARLVRYRELSAIVNGVEPPSAYEEQFGWVVAALGARTGS, from the coding sequence GTGAACGACGACGGCACCGCCCTGATGACCATCGGCGAGCTGGCCCGCGCCACCGGACTGACGGTGCGCACCATCCGCTACTGGTCCGACGAGGGCGCCCTGCCCCCGGTGGCCCGCTCCACGGGCGGCTACCGCCTCTACGACAGCGCTTCCGTCGCCCGGCTGGAGCTGATCCGCACCCTGCGCGAACTCGGCCTCGGCCTGGACGCCGTGCGCCGCGTGCTGGCCGGCGAGGAGACGGTCGCGCAGGTGGCGGCGGCCCACGTGAGCGCGCTGGACGCGCAGATCCGGTCGCTGCGGGTGACCCGCGCGGTGCTGTCGACCGTGGCGAGACGCGGCTCGACCGCGAAGGAGACGACCCTGATGAACAAGCTGGCACGACTGTCCGCCGCCGAACGACGGCGCATCATCGACGACTTCATGGCGGAGGTCTTCGAGGGCATCGACACCGCCGACCCCGACATCCGCACCCGTCTGCGCTTCGCCGCGGCAAACCTGCCCGACGATCCCACCCCCGAGCAGGTGGACGCCTGGGTGGAGCTGGCCGAGCTGATCCAGGACCCGGAGTTCCGGGCGACGATGCGCCGGATGATCGAGTCCAACGCGGCGGACCGGGGAGCGGACGTGCCCACCGGCTCCTCCCTGTGGTTCGTGAGCCGTCTGGTCCGGCTCGCGGGCGACGCGCTGCGGGAGGGCGTCGTGCCCGACTCGCCGCAGGCCGCCGGCATCCTGCGCGCGCTCATCGGCGACGCCGACCCGGCCGTCGTACGCGAACGCCTCACCTCGATGACGAGCGCCCGCCTCGTGCGCTACCGGGAGCTGTCGGCGATCGTGAACGGCGTGGAGCCGCCGTCCGCCTACGAGGAGCAGTTCGGGTGGGTGGTCGCCGCACTGGGCGCTCGCACGGGCAGCTAA
- a CDS encoding EF-hand domain-containing protein, which yields MADIEEARKQFERIDTDGDGFITAAEFKTALAQGGDWNVTESVAEAIIAGRDLDGDKVLSFDEFWAHLNK from the coding sequence GTGGCGGACATCGAGGAAGCACGCAAGCAGTTCGAGCGGATCGACACGGACGGTGACGGCTTCATCACCGCGGCCGAGTTCAAGACCGCGCTGGCCCAGGGCGGCGACTGGAACGTCACCGAGTCGGTGGCCGAGGCGATCATCGCCGGCCGCGACCTGGACGGCGACAAGGTGCTGTCGTTCGACGAGTTCTGGGCGCACCTGAACAAGTAG
- a CDS encoding NADPH-dependent F420 reductase — translation MPPGSAGHDPRKARRVGIMKIGIIGAGNIGGNLTRRLTALGHDVSVANSRGPHTLTALAEETGATPVRAEEAARGAEVVVVTVPLKAVPGLPSGILDGAADGVAVIDTNNYYPQQRDGRIAAIEDEGRTESRWVEDHLGHPVIKAFNGTYAQDILDRPRPAGDPGRMALPVAGDDEAAKAKVRALIDELGFDTVDAGGIDESWRQQPDTPVYGLRAGVEGVTKALAEASPERPAAFRG, via the coding sequence GTGCCGCCGGGTTCCGCAGGACACGACCCCCGAAAGGCAAGGCGAGTCGGCATCATGAAGATCGGCATCATCGGCGCGGGCAACATCGGCGGCAACCTCACCCGGCGGCTGACCGCGCTCGGGCACGACGTCTCCGTCGCCAACTCCCGCGGACCGCACACGCTCACCGCGCTGGCCGAGGAGACCGGCGCCACCCCGGTGCGAGCCGAGGAGGCGGCCCGGGGCGCCGAGGTCGTGGTCGTCACGGTCCCGCTGAAGGCGGTCCCCGGCCTGCCCTCCGGCATCCTCGACGGCGCCGCCGACGGCGTGGCGGTCATCGACACCAACAACTACTACCCGCAGCAGCGCGACGGGCGCATCGCCGCCATCGAGGACGAGGGCCGCACCGAGAGCCGCTGGGTCGAGGACCACCTCGGCCACCCCGTGATCAAGGCGTTCAACGGCACGTACGCCCAGGACATCCTGGACCGCCCGCGCCCGGCCGGCGACCCCGGCCGCATGGCGCTGCCGGTCGCCGGCGACGACGAGGCGGCCAAGGCCAAGGTGCGGGCCCTCATCGACGAACTGGGCTTCGACACCGTCGACGCCGGCGGCATCGACGAGTCCTGGCGCCAGCAGCCCGACACCCCGGTCTACGGCCTGCGCGCGGGCGTCGAGGGCGTCACCAAGGCCCTGGCGGAGGCGTCGCCGGAGCGTCCGGCGGCGTTCAGGGGCTAG
- a CDS encoding glycoside hydrolase family 25 protein codes for MLRGIDVSSYQSSSYDTDGLSFVFIKATEGRSYVNPKLAAQTERGRDAGLVVGFYHFLWPGNLTAQAEYFVSKAPERKGDILAVDWETTGEGTHASNSEKDRFIRKVRELRPNNRVILYANRHFWLNVDTTSYAGDGLWIADYVSAGKPRIRAKWRFHQYTDDPVDTNVADFGSKAALREWAQGA; via the coding sequence ATGCTGCGCGGCATCGACGTCAGCTCGTACCAGTCCTCCAGCTACGACACGGACGGCCTTTCCTTCGTCTTCATCAAGGCGACGGAGGGCCGTTCGTACGTCAACCCCAAACTCGCGGCCCAGACCGAACGCGGCCGCGACGCCGGGCTGGTCGTCGGCTTCTACCACTTCCTGTGGCCCGGCAACCTGACCGCGCAGGCCGAGTACTTCGTCTCCAAGGCGCCCGAGCGGAAGGGCGACATCCTCGCCGTCGACTGGGAGACGACGGGCGAGGGCACCCACGCGAGCAACTCGGAGAAGGACCGGTTCATCCGGAAGGTGAGAGAGCTACGGCCGAACAATCGGGTCATTCTCTATGCGAACAGGCACTTCTGGCTGAACGTCGACACGACCTCGTACGCCGGTGACGGCCTCTGGATCGCCGACTACGTGTCGGCCGGCAAGCCCCGCATCCGGGCCAAGTGGCGCTTCCACCAGTACACCGACGACCCGGTCGACACGAACGTGGCGGACTTCGGCAGCAAGGCCGCGCTGAGGGAATGGGCCCAGGGGGCTTAG
- a CDS encoding MFS transporter, whose translation MPAPAPGSAQTPVNPRSRVLIASLIGTTIEFYDFYIYATAAVLVFPALFFPSSDPTTALLSSFAVFGAAMVARPIGAVFFGHLGDRLGRKKTLVVSLLTMGIATFLIGVLPTYAQAGWIATGLLVLMRLAQGFALGGEWSGAALVATENAPRGKRALYGTFPQLGAPLGFIIGNGLFLIIGALLPSAAGADPTQPSEAFTSWGWRIPFLFSAVMVAIGLWVRSRLVESAVFTKTQETGKVRKLPLATVVQGHWKQLILGTFIMLATYVLFYLMTTFSLSYGRTAEDADVPGLGYGYTTFVLMMIFGVLFFAVFTLVSGPLADKYGRRATLIWITAAIVVFGLVWVPLIGLGTLGVVLWLVLGFTLMGMTFGPMGALLPELFPTSVRYTGSGISYNVSSILGAAVAPFIAVALWEAGDGSPWLVGVYLSAMAVLTLVALLLGKETKDVLLDEGEAAPAAEDAPAAPVTTSAP comes from the coding sequence ATGCCCGCACCAGCACCCGGTTCAGCCCAGACCCCCGTCAATCCCCGGTCGCGGGTCCTCATCGCCAGCCTCATCGGCACGACGATCGAGTTCTACGACTTCTACATCTACGCGACCGCCGCCGTACTGGTCTTCCCCGCGCTGTTCTTCCCCAGCAGCGACCCGACCACGGCCCTGCTGTCGTCCTTCGCCGTCTTCGGCGCCGCGATGGTCGCCCGGCCGATCGGCGCCGTCTTCTTCGGGCACCTCGGTGACCGGCTCGGCCGCAAGAAGACGCTGGTGGTCTCCCTCCTCACCATGGGCATCGCCACCTTCCTCATCGGCGTACTGCCCACCTACGCGCAGGCCGGCTGGATCGCCACCGGGCTGCTGGTGCTGATGCGCCTCGCCCAGGGCTTCGCGCTCGGCGGCGAGTGGAGCGGTGCGGCGCTGGTCGCGACCGAGAACGCCCCGCGCGGCAAGCGCGCCCTGTACGGCACCTTCCCGCAGCTCGGCGCTCCGCTCGGCTTCATCATCGGCAACGGCCTGTTCCTGATCATCGGCGCGCTGCTGCCGTCCGCGGCCGGCGCCGATCCCACCCAGCCGTCCGAGGCCTTCACCAGCTGGGGCTGGCGCATCCCGTTCCTGTTCTCGGCCGTGATGGTCGCGATCGGCCTGTGGGTGCGCTCGCGGCTGGTGGAGTCGGCGGTGTTCACCAAGACCCAGGAGACCGGGAAGGTGCGCAAGCTGCCGCTGGCCACCGTGGTCCAGGGCCACTGGAAGCAGCTGATCCTCGGCACCTTCATCATGCTGGCGACGTACGTGCTCTTCTACCTGATGACCACGTTCTCGCTGAGCTACGGCCGCACCGCCGAGGACGCCGACGTGCCCGGGCTCGGCTACGGCTACACCACCTTCGTCCTGATGATGATCTTCGGCGTGCTGTTCTTCGCCGTCTTCACCCTGGTCTCCGGCCCGCTCGCGGACAAGTACGGGCGGCGCGCCACCCTGATCTGGATCACCGCCGCGATCGTGGTCTTCGGCCTGGTCTGGGTGCCGTTGATCGGCCTCGGCACGCTCGGCGTGGTGCTGTGGCTGGTGCTCGGCTTCACGCTGATGGGCATGACCTTCGGCCCGATGGGCGCGCTGCTGCCCGAGCTGTTCCCGACCAGCGTGCGCTACACCGGTTCCGGCATCTCGTACAACGTCAGCTCGATCCTCGGCGCGGCCGTCGCGCCGTTCATCGCGGTGGCGCTGTGGGAGGCCGGGGACGGCTCGCCGTGGCTGGTCGGCGTCTACCTCTCCGCCATGGCCGTGCTGACGCTGGTCGCGCTGCTGCTCGGCAAGGAGACCAAGGACGTCTTGCTGGACGAGGGCGAGGCAGCACCGGCCGCCGAGGACGCCCCGGCGGCCCCGGTCACCACCTCCGCCCCCTGA